A section of the Verrucomicrobium sp. GAS474 genome encodes:
- a CDS encoding NAD(P)-dependent alcohol dehydrogenase codes for MSITLSKSGAPKATKSYAARAAREPLAPFTFDRRDPLPHDIVIDVLFCGVCHSDIHQARDEWGGSLFPMVPGHEIAGRVIGVGDKVTKFKVGDLAAVGCFVDSCRTCGSCGEGLEQYCENGMTVTYNGIDRSGAPTFGGYSERLVVDEAYSLRVSEKLDLAATAPLLCAGITLYSPLRHWKAGPGKKVGIVGLGGLGHMGVKFAHAFGAHVVLFTTSPGKVEDGKRLGADEVVISKDADAMAKHANSFDLIVDAVSAEHDMNAYLNLIKRDGTLVLVGVPEKPLSIHPFSVVAKRKNFAGSCIGGIAETQEMLDFCAEKGIVSDIELIPIDKINEAYERMLKSDVKYRFVIDMASLKNS; via the coding sequence ATGTCGATCACCCTTTCCAAGTCGGGCGCCCCCAAGGCGACGAAGTCGTATGCCGCCCGCGCCGCCCGCGAGCCCCTCGCCCCCTTCACCTTCGACCGGCGCGATCCGCTCCCGCACGACATCGTGATCGACGTCCTCTTCTGCGGCGTCTGCCACTCGGACATCCACCAGGCCCGCGACGAATGGGGCGGCAGCCTCTTCCCGATGGTCCCCGGCCACGAGATCGCGGGCCGCGTCATCGGCGTCGGCGACAAGGTGACGAAGTTCAAGGTCGGCGACCTCGCCGCCGTCGGCTGCTTCGTCGACTCGTGCCGCACCTGCGGCAGCTGCGGCGAGGGGCTGGAGCAGTATTGCGAGAACGGGATGACGGTGACCTACAACGGCATCGACCGGAGCGGCGCGCCGACCTTCGGCGGCTATTCGGAACGGCTCGTCGTCGACGAGGCCTACTCCCTCCGCGTCTCGGAGAAGCTCGACCTCGCCGCCACCGCGCCCCTCCTCTGCGCGGGGATCACGCTCTACTCCCCCCTCCGCCACTGGAAGGCCGGCCCGGGGAAGAAGGTCGGCATCGTCGGCCTCGGCGGCCTCGGCCATATGGGGGTGAAATTCGCCCACGCTTTCGGCGCCCACGTCGTCCTCTTCACCACCTCGCCGGGCAAGGTCGAGGACGGAAAGCGCCTCGGAGCCGACGAGGTCGTCATCTCGAAGGACGCCGACGCGATGGCGAAGCACGCGAACAGCTTCGACCTCATCGTCGACGCCGTCTCGGCCGAGCACGACATGAACGCCTACCTCAATCTGATCAAGCGGGACGGCACCCTCGTCCTCGTCGGCGTCCCCGAGAAGCCGCTCTCGATCCATCCGTTCAGCGTCGTCGCGAAGCGGAAGAACTTCGCCGGCTCGTGCATCGGCGGCATCGCCGAGACCCAGGAGATGCTCGATTTCTGCGCCGAGAAGGGCATCGTCAGCGACATCGAGCTGATCCCCATCGATAAGATCAACGAGGCGTACGAGCGGATGCTGAAGAGCGACGTGAAGTATCGCTTCGTGATCGACATGGCGTCGCTGAAGAACAGCTAG
- a CDS encoding flavodoxin domain-containing protein — protein sequence MSKEVTILFGTTTGNAEDCAKKTAEKAASLGFLPRLENMAGFTPEKLKAAGLVLIVTSTWGDGEPPDDAIPFWDKMAFLTPGSLNGVGYGVLALGDSSYEQFCGFGRIFDEKMERLGATRLCDRIECDVDYSEPLEVWLERLPYILAVAVMR from the coding sequence ATGAGCAAAGAAGTCACGATCCTCTTCGGCACCACGACCGGCAACGCCGAGGACTGCGCCAAGAAAACCGCCGAGAAGGCCGCCTCCCTCGGCTTCCTCCCGCGCCTGGAGAACATGGCCGGTTTCACCCCCGAAAAGCTGAAGGCCGCGGGCCTCGTCCTCATCGTCACCAGCACCTGGGGCGACGGCGAGCCGCCCGACGACGCCATCCCCTTCTGGGACAAGATGGCCTTCCTCACCCCCGGCTCCCTCAACGGCGTCGGCTACGGCGTCCTCGCCCTGGGCGATTCGAGCTACGAGCAATTCTGCGGCTTCGGCCGCATCTTCGATGAGAAAATGGAACGCCTCGGAGCGACCCGGCTCTGCGACCGGATCGAGTGCGACGTCGATTACTCCGAACCCCTCGAAGTCTGGCTGGAACGGCTGCCGTACATCCTGGCCGTCGCCGTCATGCGGTAA
- the atpC gene encoding ATP synthase F1 subunit epsilon: MSDTLHLEIVTPDGRAFAGDVASVTLPGAEGDLGILPQHAPLLAALRPGELSYLPVEPGVGGPGREVFLAVGTGFAEVTGTTVSILTDMAVFPKDVNAEAAEAELKRAEEALRSRTLVGEELEATEASLARSTAQLHLIHTHKA, translated from the coding sequence ATGAGCGACACCCTGCACCTCGAAATCGTCACCCCGGACGGCCGCGCCTTCGCGGGCGACGTCGCCTCGGTGACGCTCCCCGGGGCCGAGGGCGATCTGGGGATCCTCCCCCAGCACGCCCCGCTCCTGGCCGCCCTGCGGCCCGGCGAGCTCAGCTACCTGCCGGTGGAGCCCGGCGTCGGCGGCCCCGGCCGCGAGGTCTTCCTCGCCGTCGGCACCGGCTTCGCCGAGGTCACCGGGACCACCGTCTCGATCCTCACCGACATGGCGGTCTTCCCCAAGGACGTCAACGCCGAGGCCGCCGAGGCCGAGCTGAAGCGGGCTGAAGAGGCCCTCCGCTCCCGCACCCTCGTCGGCGAGGAACTGGAGGCGACCGAGGCGTCGCTGGCGCGCTCGACCGCGCAGCTGCACCTGATCCATACGCACAAGGCGTAG
- the atpD gene encoding F0F1 ATP synthase subunit beta, which produces MANQGKIVQVIGPVVDVEFSGAVPAIYEALEIEFTIEGKPAKLTLETQQHLGQGWIRAIAMSSTEGLKRGLPVTATGAPISVPVGEGVLGRIFNVLGEPTDERGPVTFTKKYPIHRTAPALVDQDTGSTILETGIKVIDLICPFTKGGKVGAFGGAGVGKTVVIMELINNIAKAHGGYSVFAGVGERTREGNDLYHEMAESGVINLEKIEESKVALVYGQMNEPPGARLRVALSGLAMAEYFRDEKNQDVLLFVDNIFRFSQAGAEVSALLGRTPSAVGYQPTLASEMGNLQERITSTKNGSITSFQAVYVPADDLTDPAPANTFAHLDSTIVLERSIAELGIYPAVDPLASTSKALSPDIIGEEHYNVARGVQKVLQRYKELQDIIAILGMDELSEEDKKTVYRARKIQRFLSQPFHVAEIFTGAKGQYVPIAETIRGFKEILEGKHDALSEGDFYMKGDMASVLAAKDAK; this is translated from the coding sequence ATGGCGAATCAAGGCAAAATCGTTCAGGTCATCGGCCCCGTCGTCGATGTCGAATTCAGCGGCGCGGTCCCCGCGATCTATGAGGCTCTCGAAATCGAGTTCACTATCGAAGGCAAGCCCGCGAAGCTGACCCTCGAGACCCAGCAGCACCTCGGCCAGGGCTGGATCCGCGCCATCGCGATGTCCTCCACCGAGGGCCTCAAGCGCGGTCTCCCCGTCACCGCCACCGGCGCCCCCATCAGCGTCCCCGTCGGCGAGGGCGTCCTCGGCCGCATCTTCAACGTCCTCGGCGAGCCGACCGACGAGCGCGGCCCGGTCACCTTCACCAAGAAGTATCCGATCCATCGCACCGCCCCGGCCCTCGTCGACCAGGACACCGGCTCCACCATCCTCGAGACCGGCATCAAGGTCATCGACCTCATCTGCCCCTTCACGAAGGGCGGCAAGGTCGGCGCGTTCGGCGGCGCCGGCGTCGGCAAGACCGTCGTCATCATGGAGCTGATCAACAACATCGCGAAGGCGCACGGCGGCTACTCCGTCTTCGCTGGCGTCGGCGAGCGGACCCGCGAAGGCAACGATCTCTACCACGAAATGGCCGAGTCCGGCGTCATCAACCTCGAGAAGATCGAGGAGTCGAAGGTCGCCCTCGTCTACGGCCAGATGAACGAGCCCCCCGGCGCCCGTCTCCGTGTCGCCCTCTCCGGTCTCGCCATGGCGGAATACTTCCGCGACGAGAAGAACCAGGACGTCCTCCTCTTCGTCGACAACATCTTCCGCTTCTCCCAGGCGGGCGCGGAAGTCTCCGCGCTCCTCGGCCGCACGCCGAGCGCCGTCGGCTACCAGCCGACCCTCGCCTCCGAGATGGGCAACCTCCAGGAGCGGATCACCTCGACGAAGAACGGTTCCATCACCTCGTTCCAGGCCGTCTACGTCCCCGCGGACGACTTGACCGATCCGGCCCCCGCGAACACCTTCGCCCACCTCGACTCGACGATCGTCCTCGAGCGTTCCATCGCCGAACTGGGTATCTACCCCGCCGTCGATCCGCTCGCCTCGACCTCGAAGGCCCTCTCGCCCGACATCATCGGCGAGGAGCATTACAACGTCGCCCGCGGCGTCCAGAAGGTGCTGCAGCGGTACAAGGAACTCCAGGACATCATCGCGATCCTCGGCATGGACGAGCTCTCCGAGGAGGACAAGAAGACCGTCTACCGCGCCCGCAAGATCCAGCGTTTCCTCTCGCAGCCGTTCCACGTCGCCGAAATCTTCACCGGCGCGAAGGGGCAGTATGTCCCGATCGCCGAGACGATCCGCGGCTTCAAGGAAATCCTCGAAGGCAAGCATGACGCCCTCTCCGAAGGCGACTTCTACATGAAGGGCGACATGGCCAGCGTCCTCGCCGCCAAGGACGCCAAGTAA
- the atpG gene encoding ATP synthase F1 subunit gamma has product MANTRDIRRRIKSVKNTAQITKAMQMVAATKMRRAQGRAVAGRPYAALIGKVASRIRPEVVDAGHPLLEAKELAGAAPKKLILVVGTDRGLCGGLNTNLFREIHKADSATTRYVSIGRKAKNFIPRLKASGVPTGGKNLLADFELKDNFTLAQSKAVSQFLIDQFLAGEFDTVEIVYSRFVNALVQVPTHAPLVPVSHADLLKQAPEPVAAAADGVEAVYLAEPEAGELLSHFLPAVIHFQVYQAILDARASEHSARMVAMKNATENAKGLIKDLTLQYNKVRQASITTELLEITTAQMAIA; this is encoded by the coding sequence ATGGCCAACACGCGCGACATTCGCCGCCGGATCAAGTCGGTCAAGAACACCGCCCAGATCACCAAGGCGATGCAGATGGTGGCGGCGACGAAGATGCGCCGCGCCCAGGGCCGCGCCGTCGCCGGACGCCCCTACGCCGCCCTCATCGGGAAGGTTGCCTCGCGCATCCGCCCCGAGGTCGTCGACGCGGGCCACCCCCTCCTCGAGGCGAAGGAGCTCGCCGGGGCCGCCCCGAAGAAGCTCATCCTCGTCGTCGGCACCGACCGCGGCCTCTGCGGCGGCCTCAACACGAATCTCTTCCGCGAGATCCACAAGGCCGACAGCGCCACGACCCGCTACGTCTCCATCGGCCGCAAGGCGAAGAACTTCATTCCGCGCCTGAAGGCCTCCGGCGTTCCGACCGGCGGGAAGAACCTCCTCGCCGACTTCGAGCTGAAGGACAACTTCACCCTCGCCCAGAGCAAGGCCGTGAGCCAGTTCCTCATCGACCAGTTCCTGGCGGGCGAGTTCGACACCGTCGAGATCGTCTACTCCCGCTTCGTCAACGCCCTCGTCCAGGTGCCGACCCATGCCCCGCTCGTCCCCGTCTCCCACGCCGACCTGCTGAAGCAGGCGCCGGAGCCGGTCGCGGCCGCCGCCGACGGGGTCGAGGCCGTCTACCTCGCTGAGCCCGAGGCGGGCGAGCTCCTCAGCCACTTCCTCCCCGCGGTGATCCACTTCCAGGTCTACCAGGCGATCCTCGACGCGCGGGCCTCCGAGCACAGCGCCCGGATGGTGGCGATGAAGAACGCCACCGAGAACGCGAAGGGCCTCATCAAGGACCTCACGCTGCAATACAACAAGGTCCGGCAGGCCTCGATCACCACCGAGCTGCTCGAAATCACGACGGCCCAGATGGCCATCGCATAG
- the atpA gene encoding F0F1 ATP synthase subunit alpha: protein MSSLLQEIEAQIAKVKTDITEGAVGTVREVTDGVLKISGLGGVAMNELIEISSATFETNGQTVGQYALVLNIEETEVGAIVLGEFTGIREGDQVRATGKLLQVPVGKGLLGRVLNALGQPIDGKGPITATTHYPVEKLAPGIIARRSVSQPVQTGIMAIDAMIPIGRGQRELIIGDRATGKTSIAIDTIINQANINKVQAGKPGFRPIYSIYVSIGQKNANVARVIEILTKAGALEYTIIVSATASDSATSQFIVPFAGAAIGEWFMDNGMDALIVFDDLSKHAVAYRQVSLILKRPSGREAYPGDVFYLHSRLLERSARLSEKAGDGSLTALPIIETQAGDVSAYIPTNVISITDGQIYLETDLFHQGIRPAVSVGLSVSRVGSAAQIKATKQVAGKIKLDLAQYRELAAFAQFGSDLDAGTKAKLDRGARVVEVFKQPNYSPIAIEVQVAILWAVQNNYFDKIPVDKVQDFKAKYVEALTLRHEPLLAALRDKAAISDEIAAELKTFANAFVTAYQA from the coding sequence ATGAGCAGCCTCCTCCAGGAAATCGAAGCCCAGATCGCCAAAGTCAAAACCGACATCACCGAAGGGGCCGTCGGCACCGTCCGTGAAGTCACCGACGGCGTCCTGAAGATCAGCGGCCTCGGCGGCGTCGCGATGAACGAACTCATCGAGATCTCCTCCGCCACCTTCGAGACCAACGGCCAGACCGTCGGCCAGTACGCCCTCGTCCTCAACATCGAGGAAACCGAGGTCGGCGCCATCGTCCTCGGCGAGTTCACCGGCATCCGCGAGGGAGACCAGGTCCGCGCCACCGGGAAGCTCCTCCAGGTCCCCGTCGGCAAGGGCCTCCTCGGCCGCGTCCTCAACGCCCTCGGCCAGCCCATCGACGGCAAGGGGCCGATCACCGCGACCACCCACTATCCCGTCGAGAAGCTCGCCCCCGGCATCATCGCCCGCCGCTCCGTCAGCCAGCCCGTCCAGACCGGCATCATGGCCATCGACGCGATGATCCCGATCGGCCGCGGCCAGCGCGAGCTCATCATCGGCGACCGCGCCACCGGCAAGACCTCGATCGCCATCGACACGATCATCAACCAGGCCAACATCAACAAGGTCCAGGCCGGGAAGCCCGGCTTCCGTCCGATCTACTCGATCTACGTCTCGATCGGCCAGAAGAACGCCAACGTCGCCCGCGTCATCGAGATCCTGACCAAGGCCGGGGCCCTCGAATACACCATCATCGTCAGCGCCACCGCCTCGGACAGCGCCACCAGCCAGTTCATCGTTCCCTTCGCCGGGGCCGCGATCGGCGAGTGGTTCATGGACAACGGCATGGACGCCCTGATCGTCTTCGACGATCTCTCCAAGCACGCCGTCGCCTACCGCCAGGTCTCCCTCATCCTGAAGCGCCCCTCGGGCCGCGAAGCCTACCCCGGCGACGTCTTCTATCTCCACTCCCGCCTCCTGGAGCGTTCCGCCCGCCTGAGCGAGAAGGCCGGCGACGGCAGCCTCACCGCCCTCCCGATCATCGAGACCCAGGCCGGCGACGTCTCCGCCTACATCCCGACGAACGTCATCTCGATCACCGACGGCCAGATCTACCTCGAGACCGACCTCTTCCACCAGGGCATCCGTCCCGCCGTCTCGGTCGGCCTCTCGGTCTCCCGCGTCGGCTCGGCCGCGCAGATCAAGGCGACGAAGCAGGTCGCGGGCAAGATCAAGCTCGACCTCGCCCAGTATCGCGAGCTCGCGGCCTTCGCCCAGTTCGGCTCCGACCTCGACGCCGGCACCAAGGCCAAGCTCGACCGCGGCGCCCGCGTCGTCGAAGTCTTCAAGCAGCCCAACTACAGCCCGATCGCCATCGAGGTCCAGGTCGCCATCCTCTGGGCCGTCCAGAACAACTACTTCGACAAGATCCCCGTCGACAAGGTCCAGGACTTCAAGGCCAAGTACGTCGAGGCCCTGACCCTCCGCCACGAGCCGCTCCTCGCCGCCCTCCGCGACAAGGCCGCCATCAGCGACGAGATCGCCGCCGAGCTCAAGACCTTCGCCAACGCCTTCGTCACGGCCTACCAGGCCTAG
- a CDS encoding F0F1 ATP synthase subunit delta, with translation MKINREARRDARKLFSACLTPTGVEPDRVRTVVKRIAEGKPRNYLPLLQRFKELLAIEEERRTYIIESAVELPDKGAAIFADLTKRFGAPLVTRYTVKPELLGGVVIYVGSRIWDGSLQYRLRSITPPSWLRRRGIDVR, from the coding sequence ATGAAGATCAACCGCGAAGCCCGCCGCGACGCCCGCAAGCTCTTCTCCGCCTGCCTCACCCCCACCGGGGTCGAGCCCGACCGGGTGCGGACCGTCGTGAAGCGGATCGCCGAGGGGAAGCCCCGGAACTACCTCCCCCTCCTCCAGCGTTTCAAGGAACTCCTCGCCATCGAGGAGGAGCGCCGGACCTACATCATCGAGAGCGCCGTCGAGCTCCCCGACAAGGGCGCGGCGATCTTCGCCGACCTGACGAAACGCTTCGGCGCCCCCCTCGTCACCCGCTACACGGTGAAGCCGGAACTCCTCGGCGGCGTCGTCATCTACGTCGGCAGCCGCATCTGGGACGGCTCCCTCCAGTATCGCCTGCGGAGCATCACCCCGCCCTCGTGGCTCCGCCGCCGCGGCATCGACGTCCGCTAA
- the atpF gene encoding F0F1 ATP synthase subunit B: MFLSTVILAQAAETAAPSSSIVGDLKETFVHNGVNGPDLLAQAIVFLVVALALKKFAYGPILKVLEERRALISQGLENAEKIKAELANAQAHAAKVLHEAGNQANGIIAEARKTAEAQIAKAQADAAKVAEAQLASAREQIAQDRQQMLRETKNEVLGLVSTVLTRVSGKVLTAQDQERLKSETLAVITQN; the protein is encoded by the coding sequence ATGTTCCTCTCCACGGTCATTCTCGCCCAAGCCGCCGAAACCGCCGCGCCCTCCAGCAGCATCGTCGGCGACCTGAAGGAAACGTTCGTCCATAACGGCGTCAACGGCCCCGACCTCCTCGCGCAGGCCATCGTCTTCCTCGTCGTCGCCCTCGCGCTGAAGAAGTTCGCCTACGGCCCGATCCTGAAGGTCCTCGAGGAGCGCCGGGCCCTCATCTCCCAGGGCCTCGAGAACGCCGAGAAGATCAAGGCCGAGCTCGCCAACGCCCAGGCCCACGCCGCCAAGGTCCTCCACGAGGCGGGCAACCAGGCCAACGGCATCATCGCCGAGGCCCGCAAGACCGCCGAGGCCCAGATCGCCAAGGCCCAGGCCGACGCCGCGAAGGTCGCCGAGGCCCAGCTCGCCTCCGCCCGGGAACAGATCGCCCAGGACCGCCAGCAGATGCTCCGCGAGACGAAGAACGAGGTCCTCGGCCTCGTCTCGACCGTCCTCACCCGCGTCTCCGGCAAGGTCCTCACCGCGCAGGACCAGGAGCGCCTGAAGTCCGAGACGCTCGCCGTCATCACGCAGAACTAA
- a CDS encoding ATP synthase F0 subunit C has translation MNHLLAEITGNLHAGLALLGAAIGIGLIGAKFVEAVGRNPGAQNKVLVWAILCIALVESIFFYALFLVK, from the coding sequence ATGAATCACCTCCTCGCTGAAATCACTGGCAACCTCCACGCCGGCCTCGCCCTCCTCGGCGCCGCCATCGGCATCGGCCTCATCGGCGCGAAGTTCGTCGAAGCCGTCGGCCGCAACCCCGGCGCGCAGAACAAGGTCCTCGTCTGGGCGATCCTCTGCATCGCGCTCGTCGAGTCGATCTTCTTCTACGCCCTGTTCCTGGTGAAGTAA
- a CDS encoding F0F1 ATP synthase subunit A, producing MAPVLFHLGPVGISGSMIVMVVVAAALIAFAQIATRSATLIPTGLQNFAEWVIESLYNFLGDILGAKLVKATFWFFASLFLFILALNWFGLLPGVGTIGRGVGESALDLHITEPFLRGANADLNLPVALSLLFFGLWIFWAVRYNGPVGVIKHIFGSKADFPGIVGFLMAIVFVAVGVLELISILIRPIALSFRLYGNVYGGEVMIDSMMNLANSPFLKWIAPTPFYFYELLVGLVQALVFCLLCSVFTAMMCRHDEEGGSH from the coding sequence GTGGCCCCCGTTCTCTTCCATCTCGGCCCCGTCGGCATCAGCGGCTCGATGATCGTCATGGTCGTCGTCGCGGCGGCCCTCATCGCCTTCGCCCAGATCGCCACCCGCTCCGCCACCCTCATCCCCACCGGTCTCCAAAACTTCGCCGAATGGGTGATCGAGTCCCTCTACAACTTCCTCGGGGACATCCTCGGCGCGAAGCTCGTGAAGGCGACGTTCTGGTTCTTCGCCTCGCTCTTCCTCTTCATCCTCGCGTTGAACTGGTTCGGCCTCCTTCCCGGCGTCGGCACCATCGGGCGCGGCGTCGGCGAGAGCGCCCTCGACCTCCACATCACCGAGCCCTTCCTCCGCGGCGCGAATGCCGACCTCAACCTCCCCGTCGCCCTCTCCCTCCTCTTCTTCGGCCTCTGGATCTTCTGGGCCGTCCGCTACAACGGCCCCGTCGGCGTCATCAAGCACATCTTCGGCTCGAAGGCCGATTTCCCCGGCATCGTCGGCTTCCTCATGGCGATCGTCTTCGTCGCCGTCGGCGTCCTCGAGCTGATCTCGATCCTGATCCGCCCCATCGCCCTTTCCTTCCGGCTCTACGGCAACGTCTACGGCGGCGAAGTCATGATCGACTCGATGATGAACCTCGCGAACAGCCCCTTCCTGAAGTGGATCGCCCCGACGCCCTTCTACTTCTACGAACTCCTCGTCGGCCTCGTCCAGGCCCTCGTCTTCTGCCTCCTCTGCTCCGTCTTCACGGCCATGATGTGCCGCCACGACGAAGAGGGAGGGAGCCACTAG